The Klebsiella sp. RIT-PI-d genome contains the following window.
TATCCGTTTGCAGACAGCAAAAGCGATGCCTCCCTGCCGATGCTGGCCGAGTTTATTCGCAGGGACAGCGGTCGCATAGACCGCTTTCTGGCCACGGAACTGAGCGGCGTTCTGCATAAAGAGGGCAGCCAGTGGGTGCCCGACAGCGCTCACAGTCAGGGGCTGGCGTTCAGTCCGGCGTTCCTGAGGGCGGTGAACCAGCTGAGCCAGCTGTCAGATATTCTGTTTACCGACGGTAGCCAGGGCATCCGCTTTGAGCTGCAGGCCCGCCCTTCTCCTGAGGTGGTGGAAACCCGGTTGACCATCGACGGCCAGCACCTGCACTACTTCAACCAGATGGCCGACTGGCAGAGCTTCCGCTGGCCGGGTGAGACGTTTAAACCGGGCACCCTGCTGACCTGGACCTCCACCCGTGCCGGGGCGCGCCTCTTTGGTGATTATACCGGTACGTGGGGCCTTATTCGCTGGCTTGAGCAGGGTCAGCGCCGGCAGCTTGACCGCAGTCAGTGGATGATGAGCTTTACGGCGCCGGATGAGCGGACGCTGCAGTGGGTGCTGCGTTCACAGCTCGGGAAAGGGCCGCTGGCGCTGCTGGACTTACGCGGGTTTAAACTCCCGGATCGCATCTTCAACGTTGACGCGACGGCCGCCGCGCAGGCGTTCGATACAAATAGCGACATAACAGACATGGACGGAGCTGAATAATGGCAACGCTACAAAATTTACTTCACGCCTGTGCGGTTGATGAAAAGTCGCTGCTGCAACAGACCCACACGTACCGTGAGATCCCGGGGCGCTGGCTTGCACCTCTCAGTGATGACTCACCGGTGGGAATAGATCCCATTTATGACGATGATTTCCAGCGTATCCGCGATGAAGTCAATAAACTGACCGGCGTTGATACCGCGCTGATTTGCACCCTGAGCGAGAAATTACTGACGACGGTCAGTAAAGATCTGCGGGTGATAACGTTTTATACCTGGGCACGTCTGCATCAGGATGGAGAAACCGGGCTGGCAGAAGGGCTGGAACTGCTGGCCGACATGCTACAACGCTTCGGGGCGCAGTTGCACCCTCAACGCGATCGTAGCCGCAAATCTGCTCTCGAATGGCTCGGCAGCCGGCGGGTTATCGACAGTCTTTCGCTGTATCCTGAGGTCAATATTGCCGTCATGCAACGAATTGCTGCGGCACTCCTGCTTGCAGAGAAGGCAACAGGCGAGCCGGGTAACGTATCACGCCCGCAGTTTTCAACGCTGTATCAGGCGCTGGAGAATCGGCTGATACAGAACGGTGGACCTGACAGCCTGGTCCCGCAAACCAGCCGGGAAGAGACGGCGGAAAACGCGCTGTCAACGTCTACTGTGCCTGCGCTAACCACCATCACCTCCGGACGCGATTTGCTCGATCAGGCCAGGGTGCTGGCAAATTATCTGCGCGATCAGCCTGGCGGCTGGCTGGCGGCACATCATCTGATGAAAAGCATCCGCTGGGATACGTTAACCGTTCTGCCCCCGCTGGATGCCAGCGGTCAAACCCGACTTGCCCCGCCCAAACCGGATCACCGCGCTCATCTCAAACGTTTATATCTCCAGCAAAGCTGGTCAGAACTGCTGGAGCACGCTGACACGCTGCTCCAGCAGGGCGTAAACCATCTATGGCTGGATGTGCAATGGTACATATGGCAGGCGCTGAGCAGACTCGATAACGACACTGTGCGTGCAGATATCATTTGCCGTGACCTCAAAGGCCTGTTGAACCGTTTACCTGGTCTTGAATCGCTGGCGTTTAATGACGGCACACCGTTTGCCGATGAGGCGACGCTGAACTGGATTAGTGAAAAAGTCCATGACGATAGTAGCGTCTGGAATGAAGAGCCTGTCAGTACCGTCGTGTCAACAGGGGACGATATTCTTGCGCTGGAAGCGGAGGTTCTGACCCAGGCGGACAGTGAAGGTATTGAGGCGGCATTCAGCTGGCTACAACAGCGCCCTGGATTTACCTCATCCCGAAACCAGTGGCTGATGCGCCTGTTAATGGCGCGAGTCGCCGAGCAATACGGTAAAAACGAAATGGCATTACATCTGCTGAGTGAACTTGATCATCGGGCACGCTCGCTCACGTTACCGCAATGGATGCCGGAACTGATGTTTGAGGTCAACGCGCGTCGGCTGAAATTGCTGCGCGCCAGGGTGGGCCGTAACGAAATAGATAAAACCCGTCTGCAACCTGAAATGGATAACCTGCTTTCGGCACTTATCACACTCGATCCTGCCCGCGCAGCCGTGCTGTGCAACTGATTTGTCTGACGATAAGGGAACGTGAAAATGACAAAAGGCTTCTATCTGGTACTGGGCGATATGACCACATGCGGTGGAAGAATTCTTGAAGCCGATCCGACCAGTACGCTTCTGGGCATTCCCATGGCACGTGAAGGTGATGCCGTTACCTGCGGTAAATTTGCCGGAAAGTTTGTGATTGTGGGGCATATACCGCTTAACACGCTGAACGGCCGCAAATATGCAGGAACGCTAAATAGTATTAGCAGCTGTCCCTGCGGGGCCAGACTCGTCGCGTCCCGGCAACAGCGCACCTACGGTGTCTGATCTGCCCATCTTTTACCAGGCACTAACGTGCCGGGTCTCGATAAAAACAAGGTGTACGCGCTGGTAGCGTACTGCCAATAACATTTCTCAGGTTTTATATGGACGATTTAACCCTGCGTTATTACGACGCTGAAATGCGCTACCTGCTTGAAGCAGGAGAAGAATTTGCCCAGGCTCATCCGGACAGGGCGGCGATGCTTAATCTCGATAAAGCAGGCGCCAGAGATCCTTACGTCGAACGCCTGCTTGAAGGCTTTGCGTTCCTGATGGGGCGTCTGCGTGAAAAACTTGACGATGACCTGCCGGAGTTAACCGAAGGTATGGTTAGTCTGCTATGGCCGCACTATCTGCGTACTATCCCATCGATGTCGATCGTGGAGTTCTCTCCGGACTGGCGCGAAATGAAAGAGCAGATGTGCATCACTAAGGGGTTTGAAGTGAATTCCCGCCCTATCGGCGAGAAGAATACCCGCTGTCGATATACGACGACTCAGCCCATTAATCTCCAGCCGCTGTCGTTGCAAACCGCAATACTCACCACCGATCCACAAGGTCGTTCCGTCGTACAGATGCGTTTTGATTGCAGTCAACTGGCCGACTGGAGCCGGATTGACCTCAGTCATATTCCGTTCTATCTCAACGCCGATGCCCCGCTGGCCTGTGCCATGCATGAAGCATTCACCATGAAGGTCGCGCACACGTTTCTGCGCCTGCCGGGCGATATGGACAGGCGTTCATTCGACGGATATTTTACCGCCCTCGGTTTTGGCGACAATGATAGCTTGTGGCCAAAAGGAAGCAGCAGCTTCAGCGGTTATCAGCTGTTGCTGGAGTATTTTACGTTCCGTGAAAAGTTTATGTTCACCGGCTTGCGGGGTCTGGAAAAGGTGGTTTTCCCCGCAACACTTCCGTGGTTTGAAATCGAGATCGTGCTGGCTGAACGCTGGGAGCACGACTTCAGTTTTACCCAAAAGAACCTGCGGCTGAACTGTGTCCCGGTGATTAACCTTTTCCCGCTGGAGTCCGATCCGCTGACGCTCAACTCGCTGCAAACAGAATACATGCTGCGTCCGATGCGTGTGCAGGATGGGCACACTGAAATTTATGCTGTCGATTCCGTAGTATCGTCCAGCCAGCACCGCTACGTGCCATTCTCCAGCTTTCGCCACAAAGGCGGCATGATGCGTCACGACGCGCCAGAGTATTACTACCACACTCGCGTACGCCGCGGTCCCTCCGGCCTGCACAATACCTGGCTTATTCTTGGCGGCGAAGCCTTTGATAATCACACCGTCCCGCAAGATGAAAGCCTGTCATTGACGCTGACAGGTACCAATGGTCAATTACCGCGCCGGGCGCTACAGAGTACGATCCTTGATACGGTGATGAAAACCACATCGGCCAATATTGCCGTACGCAATCTCTGTGCCCCTACTCTGCCCTGCTATCCGCCTGCGCAAGATCGTTTTCACTGGCGCGTACTTAGTCATCTTGGCAGCGGCTTTCTTTCAATGATGGATAACGCTGAGGTGCTGCGCGGCACGCTGGCGCTGTACGAGTGGACAAACAGTGAAATGAACCGTCGCCGTCTGGGAGCCATTCTTGATGTGAAGCACAGCGAAATTGAGCGTTTTGAGCAGGGCTACCTGGTACGTGGTGTGCAAATAGACGTGACGCTGGACAGCCACGGTTTTGCCGGGCGCGGCGACATCTGCCTGTTTGGCGAAATGCTAAGCCGCTTCTTTGCGCTTTACACCGACATCTACCTGTTTAACCGCCTGATTATTATTCTGCAACCGACCGGAGAACGTCTGCAATGGGAAGAGAAACACAACCGCCGTATTCCCGGCTGATTCCGAGGCTGGAAGCCGATCTTCAGCGCATAAACTTCTATCGTTTTTGCCAACTGCTGGAAAAGCGCCGACCGGGTAAGCCGTTGACCGGAGCAACCAGCCATCCTTCAGACGATCCGGTACGGTTTTGTCCGCATCCCGGCATGGGATTTCCGGCCAGTGAACTGCATAGCGTTGAGTATGACGAGGACGATGACAATAAGCCGCCGGTAGTCCGCACCACATTTATGGGCCTTTATGGCATTGATTCACCGTTACCGACTGTCTATCTCGATGATATCGCTCAGCGTCGTGAAGGACATGAAGCGCTACAGGGATTCCTCGATATTTTCAGCCATCGCATCCTGACACAGTTTTACCGGATCTGGCGTAAATACTCTTATCCGGCATCATTTGAGCCAGGCGGTACAGACGGTATCTCCCGGTCACTGCTGGGACTGGTAGGGCTGGGGATCCCCGGCACGGCAAACCACATTGCTACCCCCGTATCGCGCTTTCTGGCATTACTTGAAGTACTGCGCCAGCCGGGCAAAACCCAGGAGGGGATACAGGCCCTGGTCAGTCTGCTGGCACCAGAGACAACAGTGCAGGTCAGCCCGTATTGCCTGCGCCCCGTGGACGTCAGCCAACCTGTCGGATTTTACGGTGAAGACGATTTTCTGCTGGATGGCAATATGCCTCTGGGTGACGAAGCCATGGACGCCAGCAGCCAGCTGCTGATTGCGCTTTCTACCCATAATGAACAGGAAGCGCAGGGCTGGAAACCGGATGGTCAGCTGTATCAGGATTTTTGGGTGATGCTGCGGGTCTATCTGGGCTGGCGCTTCAAGGCCAAAATTACGCTGACCACGCTTACGCGCCTGTTGACGGCTCCGCCACTGGGTGACGGCCCTTTCTGGCTCGGCATGAATGGCGTATTGGGCGCTGAGAATGACACATTATCGGATGATATCCCCCCCACGTTTACAACAGAACTGGGGTATTACCGCGGCATGAAGCCCGCCACACGACAACAAGGAAACTGCCGTGTCACATATCAATTTGACTAGAACCGTACGCGGATCGCTTGCACTACTGGCATTCAGCCTGGCAGGCTGCGGGTTGACTCAGCGCGCTATCGACAGTACTCAATCAGCCTATGACGCTGTTTTCCACAAGAAAATCAAAGTACTGCACCTGGATTTCTCTGCCCGCGAAGCGCTGAATACCGATGCAAGCGAGAGCAATTCTCTGTCAGAGCCGCTGGTAGTGCGTATCTATCAACTGAAAGATGAAAAGATCTTTAGCAAATCGGTCTATCAACAGCTATTAAAACACGGCGATACCCTCCTCGAAGCGGATCGCCTGTCAACGCGAGACGTCGTGATCAAACCTGGTGGTGATGTCAGTCTGGATATGCCAATGGAAATCGATACGAAGTTTGTCGCCGTAGTGGGCTTATTCCGCCACCCGGATGTGATGAA
Protein-coding sequences here:
- the tssA gene encoding type VI secretion system protein TssA, with translation MATLQNLLHACAVDEKSLLQQTHTYREIPGRWLAPLSDDSPVGIDPIYDDDFQRIRDEVNKLTGVDTALICTLSEKLLTTVSKDLRVITFYTWARLHQDGETGLAEGLELLADMLQRFGAQLHPQRDRSRKSALEWLGSRRVIDSLSLYPEVNIAVMQRIAAALLLAEKATGEPGNVSRPQFSTLYQALENRLIQNGGPDSLVPQTSREETAENALSTSTVPALTTITSGRDLLDQARVLANYLRDQPGGWLAAHHLMKSIRWDTLTVLPPLDASGQTRLAPPKPDHRAHLKRLYLQQSWSELLEHADTLLQQGVNHLWLDVQWYIWQALSRLDNDTVRADIICRDLKGLLNRLPGLESLAFNDGTPFADEATLNWISEKVHDDSSVWNEEPVSTVVSTGDDILALEAEVLTQADSEGIEAAFSWLQQRPGFTSSRNQWLMRLLMARVAEQYGKNEMALHLLSELDHRARSLTLPQWMPELMFEVNARRLKLLRARVGRNEIDKTRLQPEMDNLLSALITLDPARAAVLCN
- a CDS encoding PAAR domain-containing protein, giving the protein MTKGFYLVLGDMTTCGGRILEADPTSTLLGIPMAREGDAVTCGKFAGKFVIVGHIPLNTLNGRKYAGTLNSISSCPCGARLVASRQQRTYGV
- the tssF gene encoding type VI secretion system baseplate subunit TssF, producing the protein MDDLTLRYYDAEMRYLLEAGEEFAQAHPDRAAMLNLDKAGARDPYVERLLEGFAFLMGRLREKLDDDLPELTEGMVSLLWPHYLRTIPSMSIVEFSPDWREMKEQMCITKGFEVNSRPIGEKNTRCRYTTTQPINLQPLSLQTAILTTDPQGRSVVQMRFDCSQLADWSRIDLSHIPFYLNADAPLACAMHEAFTMKVAHTFLRLPGDMDRRSFDGYFTALGFGDNDSLWPKGSSSFSGYQLLLEYFTFREKFMFTGLRGLEKVVFPATLPWFEIEIVLAERWEHDFSFTQKNLRLNCVPVINLFPLESDPLTLNSLQTEYMLRPMRVQDGHTEIYAVDSVVSSSQHRYVPFSSFRHKGGMMRHDAPEYYYHTRVRRGPSGLHNTWLILGGEAFDNHTVPQDESLSLTLTGTNGQLPRRALQSTILDTVMKTTSANIAVRNLCAPTLPCYPPAQDRFHWRVLSHLGSGFLSMMDNAEVLRGTLALYEWTNSEMNRRRLGAILDVKHSEIERFEQGYLVRGVQIDVTLDSHGFAGRGDICLFGEMLSRFFALYTDIYLFNRLIIILQPTGERLQWEEKHNRRIPG
- the tssG gene encoding type VI secretion system baseplate subunit TssG, with protein sequence MGRETQPPYSRLIPRLEADLQRINFYRFCQLLEKRRPGKPLTGATSHPSDDPVRFCPHPGMGFPASELHSVEYDEDDDNKPPVVRTTFMGLYGIDSPLPTVYLDDIAQRREGHEALQGFLDIFSHRILTQFYRIWRKYSYPASFEPGGTDGISRSLLGLVGLGIPGTANHIATPVSRFLALLEVLRQPGKTQEGIQALVSLLAPETTVQVSPYCLRPVDVSQPVGFYGEDDFLLDGNMPLGDEAMDASSQLLIALSTHNEQEAQGWKPDGQLYQDFWVMLRVYLGWRFKAKITLTTLTRLLTAPPLGDGPFWLGMNGVLGAENDTLSDDIPPTFTTELGYYRGMKPATRQQGNCRVTYQFD
- the tssJ gene encoding type VI secretion system lipoprotein TssJ, yielding MSHINLTRTVRGSLALLAFSLAGCGLTQRAIDSTQSAYDAVFHKKIKVLHLDFSAREALNTDASESNSLSEPLVVRIYQLKDEKIFSKSVYQQLLKHGDTLLEADRLSTRDVVIKPGGDVSLDMPMEIDTKFVAVVGLFRHPDVMNNSWKLLLNREELDPDEPRIIEARSNHLVLQPVKDD